GCTTTTATTGGAATTGTCCGCACCGAATTATTGGGCTATATCATCGATTATACCACCGGAAAAGATGCCGTACATCCATTCCCCGGCTTAATTGATTTGTTCGATGCCATTACAACGGGACGAAGTAAAATGTCGGCCTTAAACATTGTTACACTCATTATCGTTGTCATTTTATTACTGGAGGCCTTCTTTCAGTATTATCAAATGCTATTGGCAAACAAAGTATCGCAGTCGGTAACCATTGATATGCGGACTTCGTTGTTTTCTCACATACTTCATTTTCGTTTAAAGTATTTCGATAATACGGCAATTGGTACTTTGGTCACCCGGGTGATTTCTGATATTGAGACGATAGCTGATATTTTTTACGAAGGATTAATTTCAGTAGCGGGAGATATCGTTAAACTGGTGGTGGTATTGGTCATTATGTTCTGGGTAAACTGGGAGTTGGCGCTTTATACCTTGATTCCGATTCCGCTTTTATTACTTGCAACCCGTGTTTTTCAGAAGAGTATTAAGAAATCATTTCAGAGTGTGCGTACTCAGGTAGCCCGTTTAAATGCATTTGTGCAGGAACATGTAACGGGTATGAGTATTGTTCAAATTTTCAATCGCGAAGAAGAAGAGATGGATAAATTTAAATCCATCAATAAATCGCACCGGAAAGCACATATTGATTCCGTAATGGCTTATTCGATTTTCTTTCCTGTTGTTGAAATTTTGAGCGCACTTTCCATTGCTTTTTTAGTTTGGATTGGTACGGATTTGTCATTGGAACATAAACTCACCTTTGGTGATTTGGTGAAGTATATTCTTTATGTAAATATGCTTTATCGTCCAATCCGCATGTTGGCAGATCGATTTAATACGTTGCAAATGGGAGTGGTTGGATCGGAACGTGTTTTTGCCATTCTG
The nucleotide sequence above comes from Flavobacteriales bacterium. Encoded proteins:
- a CDS encoding ABC transporter ATP-binding protein/permease, producing MSATGKAFDWKILKRVLNYVRPYRAAFNISIGLTIVLAFIGIVRTELLGYIIDYTTGKDAVHPFPGLIDLFDAITTGRSKMSALNIVTLIIVVILLLEAFFQYYQMLLANKVSQSVTIDMRTSLFSHILHFRLKYFDNTAIGTLVTRVISDIETIADIFYEGLISVAGDIVKLVVVLVIMFWVNWELALYTLIPIPLLLLATRVFQKSIKKSFQSVRTQVARLNAFVQEHVTGMSIVQIFNREEEEMDKFKSINKSHRKAHIDSVMAYSIFFPVVEILSALSIAFLVWIGTDLSLEHKLTFGDLVKYILYVNMLYRPIRMLADRFNTLQMGVVGSERVFAILDSEEQISNTGTSHASHLKGDVEFRDVWFAYNEEDYVLKGIDLKVDSGKTVAFVGATGAGKSSVINLLSRLYEFQKGSIEIDGKDIREYELQSLRKCISVVLQDVFLFSDTIHNNITLRDPSISREQVIEAAKRVGAHDFIMKLPGNYDYNVRERGGTLSVGQRQLISFIRAYVANPSILVLDEATSSVDTESELLIQHAIEKLTEGRTSFVIAHRLSTIQKANLIVVMDHGKIIEMGSHDELLKQNGQYRHLFELQFS